GCTGTCGATgtaacaatatgcaatgcattTGTCATCAATGCTGAGGTACTGATAGTTAAGAAACGTTATTCAATACCGGAAATGGCAAATCGGTACAGCAGCTGTTTCAGGTTCAGTGTGCCTTCAATATAAGTGTGATTATTTTTCACCTTCTGTTTGGCAGAAGCTCTTTCAGTATCAGAGTGCCTTCAGAATAAGTGTGATTATTGTTCTCCATGGTGACGGCTATGCCTAATGTGTGAGTCTTGAGCAATGCGTGAGAATTGCAGATAGGCATTGATCGCCTTCAGCCCATCAGATATGATCACATAATTTCTATTTGGGAATACAATACTGATCCCAAGATATAACTTGATGATTCACACTTACTACACTTTATTGCCATGGTATGTATTGCGCGAAAAACATTGTTTACGACAGATCTAGGGTCGAACGTGCTCCGACGTACTGTACACTAAAAACGATCATTACTTCCAgttagagttatttccctttgtaaAACAAGCATGGTTGACAGTATTTCTGATCATAAGATCACAACACTTACCTCCTTGAACGTTTTAGAATTATACTGAGTAAGAGGTTAATAAAATAACGACTCTTTAAGCGAGTCAAGGTGAACATGGTAGTTTTTTTAGACGAATGGGTTAAACTTTCTTCCTCAAAACGATCGAAGGACTTGGATAGATCTCGAAATTCTCGGTCCACGTAGTGGTACCCAAACCACTTTGGGTCGCGGTTTAAACATTATCTGATGAAGAGATGACGCGATTGTCTTTGTGGAACAGGAACCAGACagtatgaaatacatgtatctgtaAATAACCGCAAAACATAAGTCGGTGATAATTAGGATTAGAGACCTCCCTGAATGTAACGATAGATGGTAATACTGGAACATTTCATGCTATTTTTTCTTTGTCATTGTTAATGTTTCTAATGTGGTTAAAATTAAAACTATCTGGTCATAAAACTTTACTgtcatatgatatgatatgagtgagtgaatttagttttacgccgcactccgcaatattccacctatatggcggctgtctgtaaataatcgagtctggaccagacaatccagtgaccaacaacatgagcatcgatctgcgcaattgggaaccgatgacatgtgtcaaccaagtcaacgaggatcttacgacaagcatagtcgccttttatggcaagcatgggttgctgaaggcctattcttctccgggaccttcagggataggataggataggataggataggataggataggataggataggataggataggataggataggataggataggataggataggataggatataTACCTCTGATATATCAaaccaaatattttcattatccTATGCATGGGTAAACCAACAGAATACCGGATACCTACCAACATCTTCTGCATATATCTTGTGAACACATGCGTCATTGCATAATTACCAAGTGAAGAGGATAGagtttgtcttcagcaacccattgttGTCGTATGTTGCCATCATGTGCTGATGTTCggtaaatcgatgttcatggcgTTAAAAATGGATTATCTTCTCTGGATTAGATCTACAGTCTGTTTTGAAGCTATAAATCAATCGCAAATCGAAGGGATTTATCATTTCATGTTCGTCTTTATCAGaataaaatacacatttaaccGGACCATGTGAAAGGAAAAATAAAATCCTTCCAGCAGTGGTTAAACTGGTCGATAATCGGAAATATTATCGAAAAGGAAAAATATTAATGATcatcaatatgaaataaaatcaatGAATAATATGAATAATATCAATGATATTACACAAACCTTTGTGAGAGAATAGAGTTcttattatcttacctcacacatacattgcaatgtacctcgctGTCAATGGCAAcccattcggtacttcgtggtagtacttctttatctcgaataacattgaatcacgcttgaatgcacggaaattaccgatgttttgcgaatgcaaatagctaaaagggagataactctaaatctgtttttcttgtgtcgtctgcaaaatctagcgatggctacaaaaagtTTTGCCTCGTATTCCAATCAATAAATTTGTCGAAACGTTTGAATGTAGTCCCTTGTGAATGTTAAGAAGGCGAATTACACCACGGAAATTACATAATACAATACCTGCGGGGGAAAACAGCAAGATagaagattcgaatcgtttgtttcacacaggttggctgaagtatacgatccgatacccTAGCTTCACACAGTTCAgaattaacactgaggtgttcggtacgataaatacgttgttctgTGGTCCCTCGTGGCCCATGGGTTGGTGTGCCCTCGAGCGACCATCAACCAGTGCCCCCACCCTCATGACCATTGAACAGCTTATACTGTGCTCACACACGGCACAAAGTTAGAATTTTGTTAGATATATTCTGGATGTTGTTTTGTAGTAATCCATGTATAAACATGGCAGCACTCACCAGcgatatgaaatatattcacgTTCAGGCATTTTTCCCTCAAAGCTACCTCTCTGATATTTAAGGATTATCCATCGGTTTTTAGTTCACGATCACGATCTCTATGCTCTGTATCGATATCCAGGTCTAATATCTACAAGTTTACAcagatacagtggaagctgtttaatccggcactcattgggactgaaaaaCTAGTCCGTTTTAAACActgtgccagattgtagagctgataatAAATTACAAGTCACAATGGGATGTACTCAGCCATCCGGATATACGAGACAAAAATGCACgtaatttagtgttttgtatgtgaaaatgaccgtTCGGTTACGGAAACCGGATTTTCGGAtaggtgagtaattttacaacgttGTGAATTCGTTTTAGGGAAGTTTCGTTCGGAAGGCGagttttccggatatctgaggttcgggTAAACGGGGCACGACTACACTGATTTatgtcagtgttgacaacttgcttgATTAGACAGATGCCGTTTTTTACCgcttccactgtatgtattAAATGACTTCTCATGATTCTACGCGCGAAAAAGTATATTTGTACAATAGTTGCATTGGAAACCCATAGCGACAGAGAAAATATCAGCTTGATAATCACACTGGAAAATGTTTTGGAATGGCAAGGTGAAATCCCCAAATCAGGAACAGCTGCGACCTAATGTTTGATCAACTTGGACAGGCCGTTGTCGGAGCTATATATTCCACAGTAATTGACTCATGTCAACGGACTGTTTGAGTATGTACTGTCGCACACAAACAGCTTATAAAGCTTTTTCCGACATAGCATATGTCTATTGATCTGACACCCAATGCATTGACCTACATCTCCATATGGCCACGTGCTTCTTGTTCACACCGGTAGTAGATAGATCACACTCAATGGTGTTTTGAATAGTGTGAACGATCACACCTTTGTCTCAGATTGGGAATGTGTGATTAGTAGGTCTGTGGTGTTGAAGTGGTAGGTATGCTTTCCATTCACTCTCCAACGTCTCCTTATTTATCGTCAAATGGAAAATAATCGAGTTATTTTTATGGAAAGACAACTTCTGTATTCTTCAACttctgggttatccggggtaataatgtgATGTGCTTTGATTGTTATCGTGATAAGCATTTACCGAATGAATTGAGcgcattataaatacatttattgattATAATTATTTATTGTGATGGTTTGCTGTTCCaatgtagatgctaacaccgcTATCAAGCAAGCGATTAGCATTTCCACTATTCACGTCATGTCGCTAGGTAACGTGTCACCATATTCACCGAAACGTCCCATGCATTGTAATAATGACTTTGTTCCACAAAAGATCGTTCTTGTTCATAACAGTTTCCAAATACCACTGAAAGAAGTGAACAATAGTCACTTGCAGCGATTAGTTGTGTTTTGTAGGTTTATGTATTTTAACAGTTTGACGttatattttcgtttgctttcaGGTCTGACTGAGAAAGCTTGGGACCCTTTCGATTGTGTGGTGACTGCGCAGACTCGAAAAATGGCTCAGAGGCAGACGACTTCCGGTACGGCGACAATTTCAGCTACAGAGGATCTAGCCACAAAGAAATTCCCTTCGATAATAGACATCAAACGTCAGATTCCAAGCTACTGTTTCGAAGCATCCGTCTCCACATCGTTGTATTATGCCGCGAAAGACCTCGTGCTTGTTTTGGCTCTCTATCTGGCCACAATGGCCGTGTGGTATTTTGCTCCGACGTCCCTATGTCTGGCTCTGACCCCCGTGTACTGGCTGCTCCAGGGCACTATGTTTATGGCGATCTTTGTTGTGGGGCACGACTGTGGGCACGGTTCCTTCTCTAACAACGAGCTCCTCAACGACTGCGTGGGAGTGTTCCTTCACAGCTTCGTGATGACACCCTACTACAGTTGGAAGATATCCCACCGCGTCCATCACAAAAACACTGGGAATATTGACAAGGATGAAATTTTCTTCCCCCTTCGAGAAAAGGCCGACAATGGCCGTGCCTTCCTCCCAGGATTCGGCCTTGGGCTCGGCTGGTTTATGTACCTTGTGCTAGGATACAAACACCGTACAACGAAACACTTCAACCCCTTCGATCCCATCTACGCGCGGCACATATTGGGTGTGTGTATCTCCCTCGCCTATCTCGTAATGTGGAGTATAGGGGTGTATTCCTACGCTCAGGTAATGGGATTTTGCCATGTGTTATACTATTATGGAGTTCCAGTATTTGTTTTCGCGTCCTTCCTCGTCATCGTAACGTTTCTGCATCACACGGAGGAGCAAGTGCCGTGGTACGTTGACGGCGTCTGGGACAACGTCAGGGGTCAGGTCAGCTCCATTGACCGTGACTACGGCTGGTGCCACGACATCATCCACAACATCGGAACCCACCAAATTCACCATTTGTTTCCCAAGATTCCCCACTACAATCTAGAGGAAGCCACGCGCCATTACCGCAAAGCTTTCCCGGATCTGGTTCATATACGTAACGACCCAATCCTCCCGTCATTCGCGAGGATGTTTATCAAGTATTGCAAGCAACACATCGTTGATGATCATGCCAAAGTTCATGTTTACAACTAGTCTTTAGTAATTGTTATTTATTCTATTTATCAATTTCAGTAAACTACGTTTATAACGCACTCAAGGGGACGAATTGTATTTTCATACCGCTATAATTTgttacatacattgtactcgtcggggtaccctagtggttgaagtgttcgctcgtcaatATCAAGACGCGGGTTTGAAGCCCCtcaagggtacaatgtatggagcCTATTTCGGAggcccaccgtgatattgctggaatattgctaaaggcggcggaAAACTACACTCAGGCAGTATACGCATGCCGTATAAGACTAAGACAAACATAAAGTGGCAgtaacaaacactaacacttcGTTATATCAACGAGTTCGTTATGTCCAATTGTTCATTATATACAGCAGTTCGTTATACCCGTTAGTTCGTTACATCCAACAGTTCGTTATATACAACTGTTCGTTATCTCCGTTATTTGTTCTATCGTTCTATCACAGTCCGTGATATCAACTGTTCGTTATATCTGTCAGTTCGTTATGTACAACAGTTCGTTATATTTACAGTTCGTTATGTCCAGCTGTTCGTTATATCCAGCAGTTCGTCATATCCAACTGTTCGTTATATACAACTGTTCGTTATATCCaagagttcgttataaacgtaATTTACTGCATTGCTATCTTGTAGAGGTTATCTTTGACACCTCATTCGTCTCTTTCCTTATCATTTACGTTTCTTCGACTTTCGTTGTTAAAAGCCATATTAATGTCTCATAAGATAATGCCATAGTTCAATGTGCAAGTTTAATGCAAGCTGTCTTGAAAATGACCCGGGGGTTTGGAAATGTCGACAGTTCATATGAAAGGTCGTCACCCGGATAACTCATTCCAATAGCTCATTCCAATAGCTCCCATGGATATAAATTGTGAAGCCAATTTTGGAGTCCCCCGGCTTGAAATCCTAGAGCAAGACAAAACTCTCTTAAATCTAGGTGTTCAAATTCTTTATCAAAACAGTTCAGGAGACCAATATTTAGTGTTATGAATACTGAATCACATGGAAACGttcaatcaaatacataacTCCCAGCGATAGCCAAATATACAAATTCAGATCTTCTATTCATTCCAACGTATGtttaatgttatttatttttttcatcaaatattaatatattgtgTCCATTTTTCTCTGTTGTTTTTGCCGTGATTTGACAGCTGTGTTATAGATTATTTACTTCTGTATGTCCAGAAAGTGATTTTGCAATAATGTATTTTACTCTGAGTACATTATGACAACAGCGAGACTCAAAGCCCAGTGTATACACGGTGTTAAAGACTAACCTCTTTACTCATTCTTTCATCAATTTATTCTGAAAAGTTACGATTTCGGAAAACTTCAAAAAGAAGATCGGTATCTTCTTTCGCAGCTGACTGCTATCTAATTCAGAATAAACTTCATGAAAAAATACCCTGAAAATGTAGGTTATTACaggaaaagaagaaaatgttTTCCTGGTGTTCTACATGTATTTACTTCCAGTTCTCTCTGAATCATTTGGACAACCATTGTTTTAgttcatttccaattctcagTAGCGTATTCAGATAAATACGCTTTATTGTTCTTGTTATTTCATCCTGTCCATCGACCCAATGGATTCGACAATGTAAATGGGCACCTATTTATAAGAATAAGACTCATATCGATCCCGTAGCTTTTGTGTAAACAAGACATAGTCTAGTGTAGCATATAATGTTCCTAGCTTATGGATTGTACAGCCACTGGGACTTGTTGGTTATGTTTGGTGATTCAATATATTATTCATCCCGAGGGTCCAGTCATTTTCTGATGACCATTAGTTTGCGTATACATAGACCCAtaactcgtgaaggtccggctAAAAatggatcttcagtaacccctgAGTAAggtaatcgggtggtcaggctcgctgacttagctgacacatttcatcacatcacatcgacgctcatgctgttgatcactggattgtcttgtccagactcgattatttacagacctctgccaaatagctggaatattgttgagtgcggtataaaactaaactcactgacaacGCAATAGGGGTGGTGG
This genomic stretch from Haliotis asinina isolate JCU_RB_2024 chromosome 4, JCU_Hal_asi_v2, whole genome shotgun sequence harbors:
- the LOC137282496 gene encoding sn-1 acyl-lipid omega-3 desaturase (ferredoxin)-like, whose product is MAQRQTTSGTATISATEDLATKKFPSIIDIKRQIPSYCFEASVSTSLYYAAKDLVLVLALYLATMAVWYFAPTSLCLALTPVYWLLQGTMFMAIFVVGHDCGHGSFSNNELLNDCVGVFLHSFVMTPYYSWKISHRVHHKNTGNIDKDEIFFPLREKADNGRAFLPGFGLGLGWFMYLVLGYKHRTTKHFNPFDPIYARHILGVCISLAYLVMWSIGVYSYAQVMGFCHVLYYYGVPVFVFASFLVIVTFLHHTEEQVPWYVDGVWDNVRGQVSSIDRDYGWCHDIIHNIGTHQIHHLFPKIPHYNLEEATRHYRKAFPDLVHIRNDPILPSFARMFIKYCKQHIVDDHAKVHVYN